A region of the Stieleria neptunia genome:
GCGGATGCCATCCAACAACGTCTTGCGTGTTTCCGGACTGGTGCTGCGGACGGTCAACTGAAGCTGCGCCCTGTCGGAGATGATGTTGTGTTTGGTTCCGGCGTGAAAAGACCCGACGGTCACCACACCGGGAACGCGGGGCGCGATCTCGCGGGAAACCAGCGTTTGCAGCGCCATCACGATTTGGCTGCCCAGGACGATCGGGTCTTTTCCTCGGTGCGGGCTGGCGCCATGCGCCCCGACGCCGTGAATGATGATGTCGACCGTGTCCGAACCGGCATAGGGGCTTCCCTCGGAGACATTGATCAATCCGGATCGGTCGCGTGAGGTGACGTGAAAGGCGAGTGCATAATCGGGGACGCCGAAACGTTCCCACAATCGGTCCTGCTTCATCGCGCGGGCGCCCATCACACGTTCTTCGGCCGGTTGCATGATCAACATCAAGGTGCCTTGCCAAACGTCGCGGTTGGCGGACATGTAGCGTGCCGTACCGACCAGGCTGGTTAAATGCACGTCGTGACCACAGGCATGCATCACGGGGACGACCTCGCCCGTGATCGGGCTCTGCTGTGTCGTTTTGGACGCGTTGGGCAGTCCCGATTTCTCTTCGACCGGCAATCCGTCCATATCGGCCCGCATCATCACGGTCGGTCCGTCACCGTTCTTCATCAGCGCGACGACCCCCGTCCCTCCGACGCCTTCGGTGACATCAAACCCGACGGCGCGCATTTCTCGCGCCATCCTGGCGGCGGTCTTGTATTCGACCAGCGACAACTCGGGATGGCGGTGAAAGTGATCAAACAGGCTTGCCAGATGGACGTCATAATCGGCACGGACCGACTGCCGCAAATCTTCGGCGAACGCCGTCGGCGGGAACGCAATCGCGAACAATAAGAGAATCAAGCAGGTCGGTTTCATCAGCGAGGCTCCGGGTTCATCAACATGGCTGGGGGGATCGCGCCAATCGGGGGCGATCCAAATTGTTTGGATTCGGGCGTGCGTTGGCAATGATCGGCAAAGGACTTTCTGTGCATCGCCCACAATCCGAACACGGTCGGTGATCATCGCCAGCGGCTGCATTATACTGCGGAGCCGGATCGGAGCCGGATTGACCACTCCAATCACACCCCACTCGACCTCCCTACGTTCATCCGTGTCGACACCCGTCACAAGACTGAGGATGTGTAGACACCAATGCCCCCACGTTTGATCTGATGATGACTTTTCGCCCCTTTGCATTCTGCCTGTGTTTCTTGATCGCCGTCGCTCTGGTGTCGCGTGAAGCCGACGCGGCCGAGCGTCCGAACATCTTGTACATCATGTCGGACGATCATGCGGCGCACGCGATCTCCGCGTACGGCAGCCGTCTGGCCGAGATCGCTCCGACGCCCAACATCGACCGTCTGGCCGAGGAAGGCGCCCTGTTCACCAACGCGTTCTGCACCAATTCGATCTGTTCGCCCTCGCGCGCCTGCGTGTTGACCGGGCAATACAACCATGTCAACGGATCGTTCGACCTGAGCGGCAGCGTTGCCCCGGGCAAACAGATGCTGGCCCTCCAAATGCGCAAGGCGGGTTACGAAACCGCCATGATCGGCAAGTGGCACCTGAAAGCCGAGCCGGCCGATTTTGATTACTACTGTGTCTTGCCCGGGCAAGGGAAATACCACAACCCTGATTTTCGCATTCGCGGCGACAAGCCGTGGGGCAAGAACCTGATCCATTTCCAGGACAAACACGTCACCGATGCGATCACGGATCTGTCGCTGCAATGGCTTTCCGAGCGGGGCGACAAAGACAAACCGTTTTTCTTGATGCATCATTACAAGGCGCCCCACGATTATTTTGACAATGCGGCGCGTTACGAATCGTATTTGGCCGATGTCGACATTCCCGAACCCGAAACGCTTTGGGATCGCGGCGAGTCGTTCGGATCGTTGGCAACACGTGGCGACAACGACGAATTGGTTCCCCACATCGGCACGTCGATCGGATCGCGCAACCCGCGTCGGTCGTACCTCGGTGATCTGCCCAAGTTGTATCCCAACGAATTCCCCCAAGGCTATGACCCGGCGGATTACACCGACCAGCAAAACACACGCCTGGCGTACAACGCCTACCTGAAGAAGTTCTTGCGCTGCGTCAAAGGCATCGATGACAACCTGGGGCGTCTGTTCGACCACCTCGAAAAGACCGGCCAGATGGACAACACGGTCATCATCTACACCGGCGATCAAGGGTTCATGCTGGGCGAACACGATTACCAAGACAAACGTTGGATGTACGAGGAATCTCAGCGGATGCCGTTTTTGGTCCGCTACCCCAAGACCGTTCCGGCCGGTCAGCGTTTCGACACGATCATCGAAAACGTCGATTACGGCCCCACGATGCTCGACTTCGCCGGCGCAGAAATCCCGGCAACCGTCCAAGGGCGCTCCTTCAAATCCATGCTGGAATCGGGTGACGAGCCCGCCGATTGGAAACAGGCGGCCTACTACCGCTATTGGATGCACATGGCCCATCACGACAACCCCGGTCACATGGGGATCCGCACCAAGACGCACAAGTTGATCTACTACTATGGATGCAACTACGACGGCGGTTACCAGACGCCGGCCGGTTGGGAGCTGTACGACCTGGTCAACGATCCCCAAGAAACGCGCAACCTCTATGACGATCCCGAACACGCCGAGCTGGCCGCGAAACTCAAATCACAGCTCGCTGAGACACGTCGACGCGTCGGTGACGATGGTTCCCACTACCCGGCCTGTGAGGAAGTCGTGCAAGAGTTCTGGGATTATGATGAAGCGGACCGGGCCAAGGCTCGTGAGATCTCACACCGGTACCTCAAGCGACGACTGGAAGAACTGGCGGCCGGCCAGCGGAACATTCGCACGTACTACGGCGAGTGAGATCGAGTTGAGCCGAGACGACGTGGGATAGGCTTCCAGCCTGTCATCGCGCCTCGTTCCAAGGCTCAGCCTTGGAACGCAATGTCGGTGTGGCTCCGCCGCACGCGGTCATCGGGCCGGAGGCGGAGCCTCCAGGACAGTGTGTTCCCAGGCAGAGCCCGGGAACAAGTGACAGTGGGATAGGCTTCCAGCCTGTCATCGAGCCTCGTTCCAAGGCTCCGCCTTGGAACGCAATGTCGGTGTGGCTCCGCCGCACGCGGTCATCGGGCCGGAGGCGGAGCCTCCAGGACAGCGTGTTCCCAGGCAGAGCCCGGGAACAAGTGACAGTGGGATAGGCTTCCAGCCTGTCATCGCACCTCGTTCCAAGGCTCCGCCTTGGAACGCAATGTCGGTGTGGCTCCGCCGCACGCGGTCATCGGGCCGGAGGCGGAGCCTGGGCTGCGCAAAACCGACCGGTTTTGTGTTGAAATTGCTATTTGAGAATTTGACGGAATTGGTTCTCTTATATGCAGTTTTTCCGCGTCATGGAGGTTCAGTCATGTCTCAAGCCACGATTGAGTATAAGTCACCTGTTTCCAAACTTCTTGGTTCGGCACGCCGTGGACGAGAGAAATGGAAGAACAACGCCATGCAATCCAAGCGGTTGATTAAGGAACTCAAGCAAAACCTCTGCAATGCGAGAGAGAGCCGCCAGCGATGGAGAGGCGAGGCAAGCCAACTGCGGCGGCGCGTCGCCGAGCTGCAGAGTGAATTAGAGCAGTTAAAAACGCGGAGCAGCCCCTGAAGAATCGCCCGACGCAGCCGTCGACTCAATTGCTGCCGCCGGCCCCCCAACATTCTTTTTCGTTGAGTCTCGTTGTACTCACGATTTCTTGGGTGCTCCAAGCAACCATCAGCTATCGAGCTTGTGAGAAAATTGCCCGCACGCTAGGCACCATCCATTCTGGATTGTCTCACGCCCCTACGGCAAACACGATTCAGAACTGGACGCTGCGACGGGGGCTGCATGAATTAACGCGTCCCAAAGAACAGGCCGACGATTGGATTCTCCTGGTCGACCACACGATCCAATTGGGAAACGAGAAATGTCTTTTGATCGTTGGGATTCGCCTTGAACATTGGCTCAATCTCGATCGGCCTATCCGACTGAGCGATCTCTCGGCCATCCTGA
Encoded here:
- a CDS encoding sulfatase family protein, whose amino-acid sequence is MMTFRPFAFCLCFLIAVALVSREADAAERPNILYIMSDDHAAHAISAYGSRLAEIAPTPNIDRLAEEGALFTNAFCTNSICSPSRACVLTGQYNHVNGSFDLSGSVAPGKQMLALQMRKAGYETAMIGKWHLKAEPADFDYYCVLPGQGKYHNPDFRIRGDKPWGKNLIHFQDKHVTDAITDLSLQWLSERGDKDKPFFLMHHYKAPHDYFDNAARYESYLADVDIPEPETLWDRGESFGSLATRGDNDELVPHIGTSIGSRNPRRSYLGDLPKLYPNEFPQGYDPADYTDQQNTRLAYNAYLKKFLRCVKGIDDNLGRLFDHLEKTGQMDNTVIIYTGDQGFMLGEHDYQDKRWMYEESQRMPFLVRYPKTVPAGQRFDTIIENVDYGPTMLDFAGAEIPATVQGRSFKSMLESGDEPADWKQAAYYRYWMHMAHHDNPGHMGIRTKTHKLIYYYGCNYDGGYQTPAGWELYDLVNDPQETRNLYDDPEHAELAAKLKSQLAETRRRVGDDGSHYPACEEVVQEFWDYDEADRAKAREISHRYLKRRLEELAAGQRNIRTYYGE
- a CDS encoding amidohydrolase encodes the protein MKPTCLILLLFAIAFPPTAFAEDLRQSVRADYDVHLASLFDHFHRHPELSLVEYKTAARMAREMRAVGFDVTEGVGGTGVVALMKNGDGPTVMMRADMDGLPVEEKSGLPNASKTTQQSPITGEVVPVMHACGHDVHLTSLVGTARYMSANRDVWQGTLMLIMQPAEERVMGARAMKQDRLWERFGVPDYALAFHVTSRDRSGLINVSEGSPYAGSDTVDIIIHGVGAHGASPHRGKDPIVLGSQIVMALQTLVSREIAPRVPGVVTVGSFHAGTKHNIISDRAQLQLTVRSTSPETRKTLLDGIRRIATNMGRVAGLPEDKLPEVIVSKEGVPPTSNTPQLARRLRAAWQKTIGEDQVIDEPSKGMGAEDFPIFTSNPTIPSVYWSVGGTPQSAFDTEAAGGAPVPSHHSPLFKIESQPAVIRGVESTVVALMTLMGSEQAAGR